A stretch of Misgurnus anguillicaudatus unplaced genomic scaffold, ASM2758022v2 HiC_scaffold_33, whole genome shotgun sequence DNA encodes these proteins:
- the LOC141363159 gene encoding protein NLRC3-like, with amino-acid sequence MVAVGQSEWGKLNQRFNPTMSHDFNLTEVLNTFRSNLRKKFECLYEVTSNERNPTLLNEIYTELYITESESGEISNEHEVRQIETQSRRTTTEETPIKCNDIFKPLPEQDKHIRSVLTKGVAGIGKTVSVQKFILDWAEEKENQDVHLIFPLPFREINLMKNKTLSLLDLLHLFFPQTKEMEIFSDEYKVLFIFDGLDECRLSLDFHSSVRLCDVSESTSVDVMLTNLIKGNLFPSALIWITSRPAAADLIPSECVDRVTEVRGFTDPQKEEYFRKRISDESLSDQIISHLKSSRSLYIMCHIPVFCWISVTVLERMLSEAERREIPKTLTQMYTHFLIIQTNIKHQKDYEKKDEDMIFKLGKLAFEQLVKGNLIFYDEDLRECGIDVAEASVYSGLCTQIFREEFGLYQGKVYCFVHLSIQEHLAALYAHISFTNNTTNVFKSVWFSITLKQDSLFELHHRAVYESLQSKNGHLDLFLRFLLGLSRESNQILLQDLLTQMRRCSYKKEKTVKYIKEKMNENLSTEKSINLIHCLNELDDDSLLQEIQRYVRSSSVGKTKLSSSQWAALVFVLLMSEQHLDELDLKSFIGDKNTADEVIVRLQLVIKETKKLK; translated from the exons atggtggcTGTGGGGCAAAGTGAATGGGGTAAACTGAACCAGCGGTTCAACCCCACCATGAG tcaTGACTTTAATCTTACTGAAGTCCTGAACACATTCAGATCAAATCTGAGGAAGAAGTTTGAGTGTTTGTATGAGGTAACATCAAATGAGAGAAACCCAACACTACTGAATGAGATCTACACAGAGCTCTACATCACAGAGAGTGAAAGTGGAGAGATCAGTAATGAACATGAGgtgagacagattgagacacaatccagaagaacaacaacagaggagacaccaatcaaatgtaatgacatctttaaacctttacctgaacaagacaaacacatcagaagtgtgctgacaaagggagtcgctggcattggaaaaacagtctctgtacagaagttcattctggactgggctgaagagaaagagaatcaggacgtccacctcatatttccacttcctttcagagagatcaatttgatgaagaacaaaacactcagtcttttagatcttcttcatcttttcttcccacaaacaaaagaaatggaaatcttcagtgatgaatataaagtgttgttcatctttgatggtttggatgagtgtcgtctgtctctggattttcacagcagtgtgaggttgtgtgatgtaagtgaatcaacctcagtggacgtgatgctgacaaacctcatcaaggggaatctgtttccctctgctctcatctggatcacctccagaccagcagcagctgatctcatcccctctgagtgtgttgatcgagtcacagaggtacgaggcttcactgatccacagaaggaggaatacttcaggaagagaatcagtgatgagagtctgtctgaccaaatcatctcacacctgaagtcatccaggagtctctacatcatgtgtcacatcccagtcttctgctggatttcagtcactgttctagagagaatgttgagtgaagcagagagaagagagatccccaagactctcactcaaatgtacacacacttcctgatcattcagacaaacatcaaacatcagaagGACTATGAGAAGAAAGATGAAGATATGATCTTCAAACTGGGTAAACTGGCTTTTGAGCAGCTTGTGAAAGGCAATCTGATCTTCTACGATGAAGACCTGAGAGAGTGTGGCATTGATGTAGCAGAAGCATCAGTGTACTCAGGATTGTGtactcagatcttcagagaggagtttggttTGTATCAGGGGAAAGTTTACTGCTTTGTTCATCTCAGCATCCAGGAACATCTAGCAGCTCTTTATGCTCACATCTCCTTCACAAACAACACCACAAATGTGTTTAAATCAGTTTGGTTTTCTATAACTTTAAAACAGGATTCATTATTTGAGTTACATCATCGAGCTGTATATGAATCTTTGCAGAGTAAGAATggacatctggatcttttcCTGCGTTTTCTTCTGGGTCTTTCACGGGAGTCCAATCAGATTCTCTTACAGGATCTACTGACACAGATGAGAAGATGCTCCTACAAGAAAGAGAAAACTGTTAAGTACATTAAAGAGAAGATGAATGAGAATCTGTCTACAGAGAAGTCTATCAATCTGATTCACTGTCTGAATGAACTGGATGATGATTCACTGCTGCAGGAGATTCAACGTTATGTGAGATCTTCATCAGTAGGAAAGACCAAACTCTCCTCTTCACAGTGGGCagctttagtttttgtgttgttgatgtcTGAGCAGCATTTGGATGAACTTGATCTAAAATcatttattggagataaaaatacagcagatgaagTTATTGTGAGACTGCAGCTtgtgattaaagaaaccaaaaaacTCAAGTAA